The genomic DNA GAAGTTGGTCTTTCATTTTTCCGTTTCTTCTCAATTTTTCCTGGAAATAAGTAAGATTCGTGCGTTTCGTGGACTAATTACAACTTTATGTAAGGCTTATGATATTCCATCTCAGCAGGTAACCATCAGTGCTGAAACTTCTTCTATGAACAAGAGTAATCTGGATGAGTATGTGAATATCCTACGAGCAGGAAATGAAGCTTTTGCCGCAGTATTAGCTGGAGTTGATTATTTTACGGTTTCGCCATTTTCTAACGAGCCAAGTCAAAAAGATTTAGCAACACGACTTGCACGCAATACTCAATTGATCTTACAAGATGAAGTTCAATTAGGAAAAATTATTGATCCTGCTGGCGGTTCCTACTACGTTGAAAAATTAACACACACATTGATAGATGAAAGCTGGATAATATTCCAGCAGATTGAAAAGCAAGGTGGGTTGTTAGAAGAAATTAAAACGGGCACTATTCAACAAGAAATTCTAGCCGTTTACGCAAACAGAAAACATGATCTAGAAACTCGAGAAACAACGATGATTGGTACCAACATCTATCCTAATTCGAAGGATAACAATGTGATGCAACCTGAAAATCTATCTTTAGGTTCTTTTTCAGGAGAATCTGTAACAATCATCCAACGGATGGTTCTGTCTGAAGTGTTTGAAAAGTTAAGAAATCGCGGGGACAAATTATCTCTAAGTGGCCAGAAGCTTAAAGCAGGCATTATTGGACTCTCTACTCTTAAAAATTATAAAGCACGTGCAGACTATGTGACTGGGGTGCTTGAGCTTGGAGGAATAGGCTCAGTTTGGAGTGAACCTTGTCACCAACCAGCTGATATACTGCGCTTTATTGAGGAATCTAAGCTAGACTATTACTGTGTATGCGGAAAAATGGAAGATTATGTAGAAATTTTGTTACCAAGCTTAACATTACTTAAGGATTCATCTTCTATTACGATTGATGTCGCTGGTCTTCCAGAAGAAAAGAAGTTTCATATTTTTAAAGAAGCTGGTATTTCTGGTAGCATTCATAGTAAACAGAATATACTTGAAAAGCTGGATGAACTTCTGAAGGGGTGGGAGGCAAAAAGATGAAAAAGAAACCGGATTTTTCTAAGTTAAGACCAGTTCATTCAGAGTTGAAAGCAAATGAAATTGGCAAGAACTCAACATTTACTACCAATGAAGGAATTGCGGTTAAGAGTTTTTACTCGGAAAATGATACTACTACTTTTCAGCATTTAGATGATGTACCTGGTATGGCTCCATACACGCGAGGACCGTACCCAACAATGTATACGTCACGACCATGGACCGTTCGTCAATATGCAGGCTTCTCAACAGCCGAAGAGAGTAATCAATTTTACCGAAGGAATTTAGCGATGGGACAAAAAGGCTTGTCGGTTGCCTTTGATTTGGCTACTCATCGAGGCTATGATTCAGACCATCCACGTGTAGAGGGAGATGTTGGAAAAGCTGGAGTGGCCATTGATTCTATTAAAGATATGAAAATCTTATTTGATGAAATTCCACTGAATCAAATGTCTGTTTCCATGACGATGAACGGCGCGGTATTGCCAATCATGGCTTTTTATATTGTGACTGCCGAAGAACAAGGAGTTGCGAAAGAAGAGCTTTCTGGTACGATTCAGAATGATATTTTAAAAGAATACATGGTGAGAAATACCTATATTTATCCACCTGAAATGTCGATGAAAATCATAGCCGATATTTTTGAATACACGGCTAATTATATGCCAAAATTCAACTCTATTAGTATTTCTGGGTATCATATGCAAGAAGCAGGAGCTCCTGCCGATATTGAACTTGCCTACACTTTGGCAGACGGACTTGAATATGTTCGAACCGGTTTAAAAGCAGGAATAGAAATCGATTCTTTTGCACCGAGACTGTCCTTTTTCTGGGGAATTGGCATGAACTATTTTATGGAAGTAGCTAAAATGCGAGCAGGTAGACGTATTTGGGCTCAACTGATGAATTCGTTTGAACCAAAAAATTCTAAGTCATTGGCTCTTCGAACGCATTCCCAAACATCTGGTTGGAGTTTGACTGAACAGGATCCATATAATAATGTCATTCGTACACTAATAGAAGCGCATGCAGCGGCCATGGGCCATACCCAATCGCTTCATACGAATGCATTAGATGAAGCGATTGCACTTCCAACCGATTTCTCGGCTCGAATTGCTCGTAATACTCAATTGTATTTACAGGAAGAAACGGGCATAACAGATGTAATCGACCCTTGGGGTGGTTCTTATTATGTGGAGTCATTAACCCATGAATTGATGGAAAAAGCCTGGGCTCATATGGCGGAAATTGAGGAACTAGGTGGAATGACCAAAGCCATTGAAACAGGTCTACCAAAAATGAAAATTGAAGAGGCGGCCGCCCGTAGACAAGCGTTAATCGATTCTGGAAGAGAAAAAATTATTGGCGTCAATGTACATCGACTCGAAAAAGAAGATGAAATGGAAATTCTCGATATCGATAATACTGAAGTTCGACGGAAACAACTTTTACGTTTAGAGAAGCTTCGTGAAGAGCGAAATGAGGTCGTTGTTCAACAAACACTTGAAGCATTGACTAAGGCAGCAGAATCAGGAGAAGGCAATCTATTGGAGGTAGCGGTAGAAGCGGCTAGAGCTCGAGCGACTTTAGGCGAAATATCCGACAGCATCGAGAAAGCAAGCGGAAGACATAAGGCGGTGATTCGCTCTGTGAGTGGTGTTTATAGTTCTAACTTTTCAAATGAAGAAGAAATTAAGCGTGTACAAACCTTAACGGAAGAATTCTTGGAAAATGAAGGTAGGCGACCTCGGATTTTGGTGGCGAAAATGGGACAAGACGGCCATGATCGCGGAGCAAAAGTGGTTTCGACTGGGTTTGCTGATTTAGGTTATGACGTAGATATAGGTCCTCTTTTCCAAACACCAGCAGAGACCGCTCAACAGGCCGTGGA from Bacillus sp. 2205SS5-2 includes the following:
- a CDS encoding methylmalonyl-CoA mutase family protein, translated to MADISAMKNHLFQQITYDEWEEKAEQTLKGKCLSTLNHHTYEQITLKPLYTKGDLASFTVDSMPGQGQQTRSFERNLKPWQVAQKVSGKDKEELYERTVDALSKGQTVLSFDTRALSTLSINELIELFLLLPTTEYPVNLIPSSLTSFAEVVANIKHQVTGVIAVDPLAKSLEGGKLWSSEEKQEWLRAVLNIDEQQPDLQTLLIDTSLYEASGATVVQQLSLALSSAVFYLDMLQQEGWSIEKIFSKLVFHFSVSSQFFLEISKIRAFRGLITTLCKAYDIPSQQVTISAETSSMNKSNLDEYVNILRAGNEAFAAVLAGVDYFTVSPFSNEPSQKDLATRLARNTQLILQDEVQLGKIIDPAGGSYYVEKLTHTLIDESWIIFQQIEKQGGLLEEIKTGTIQQEILAVYANRKHDLETRETTMIGTNIYPNSKDNNVMQPENLSLGSFSGESVTIIQRMVLSEVFEKLRNRGDKLSLSGQKLKAGIIGLSTLKNYKARADYVTGVLELGGIGSVWSEPCHQPADILRFIEESKLDYYCVCGKMEDYVEILLPSLTLLKDSSSITIDVAGLPEEKKFHIFKEAGISGSIHSKQNILEKLDELLKGWEAKR
- the scpA gene encoding methylmalonyl-CoA mutase; its protein translation is MKKKPDFSKLRPVHSELKANEIGKNSTFTTNEGIAVKSFYSENDTTTFQHLDDVPGMAPYTRGPYPTMYTSRPWTVRQYAGFSTAEESNQFYRRNLAMGQKGLSVAFDLATHRGYDSDHPRVEGDVGKAGVAIDSIKDMKILFDEIPLNQMSVSMTMNGAVLPIMAFYIVTAEEQGVAKEELSGTIQNDILKEYMVRNTYIYPPEMSMKIIADIFEYTANYMPKFNSISISGYHMQEAGAPADIELAYTLADGLEYVRTGLKAGIEIDSFAPRLSFFWGIGMNYFMEVAKMRAGRRIWAQLMNSFEPKNSKSLALRTHSQTSGWSLTEQDPYNNVIRTLIEAHAAAMGHTQSLHTNALDEAIALPTDFSARIARNTQLYLQEETGITDVIDPWGGSYYVESLTHELMEKAWAHMAEIEELGGMTKAIETGLPKMKIEEAAARRQALIDSGREKIIGVNVHRLEKEDEMEILDIDNTEVRRKQLLRLEKLREERNEVVVQQTLEALTKAAESGEGNLLEVAVEAARARATLGEISDSIEKASGRHKAVIRSVSGVYSSNFSNEEEIKRVQTLTEEFLENEGRRPRILVAKMGQDGHDRGAKVVSTGFADLGYDVDIGPLFQTPAETAQQAVENDVHAIGVSSLAAGHKTLLPALMSELQKQGREDIVVFIGGVIPYKDYEFLKDNGAAAIFGPGTVIPVCAEIVLEKIYEKLGYEEVTK